Sequence from the Paenibacillus riograndensis SBR5 genome:
ACTGGAATCACTCCCCAATGTTTGATACTGAACAGCAATAGCAGCAGGGGGACAGTTCCCCCCGAAACCGGAGCTAGCGTCAACCATTGCTGCATGTGGCGCACAAAAAAACCGCTTCACAAGAAGCGGCACATGTTACTGTATCTGCTTACGCAATTGTTCAACTTTTTTCAAGGAGAAGCCTGTGATCTTGGCAATCAATTGATCATCCATACCCTCTGCAATCATGCGGCCAGCTATTTCCTCTTTACCTAATTCGTATATCCCCCGCCGATACTTTGTGATATTTTTCCTGTATTAGTAACATAAGCATCCTTTTATAGATGTGCTTTGATTTATGTGAATATTCATTATTACAAATCAATTCTATTTTGTAGACTAGACTCCGTGGATTTCATGATAGAGTAACCGGATAATGTTTAAAAAAGAGTATTACCTCAAAATTCGGAAAGGATAAACATGCTAAGAAAATCACAAAGATTGAGCTTTGAATCAATAGCTCAGTACGAAAAAAAGAGCTATCCCCTAAGCCATCAAATGGCTGCCGGGATAGCCCTGTTATTTTGTAGCAGGATACTTGGGTAAACCGCTAGTAGCGGTTGGTATCTGTGAACAACGGAAAGTTTATTCTATCGGATTCTCCAGCAGGTTTACGATTAAGGCCACCGCTTCCGCCCGCGTGGCAACCCGGTGGGGGGCAAACTTGTTCTGGCCGGTGCCATTTACCAGAGATTTATCTACGGCGGCTGCTATATAAGGGGCTGCCCATTTAGGGACATCGCCGGCATCAGTAAAGGTTAGCTTAGCTTGCGTATCTACCTTTATTCCCAGAGCCCTTACAATCATCACAGTCAATTCTGAACGGGTCAGCTTCTGCTCCGGTCGGAAGGTTCCGTCAGCATATCCGCTGACAATTCCAGCTGAGACGGCTTGTGCCGCATAGGGTCTCGCCCACAACGGGATTTTATCCATATCTTTAAAAGCTCCAGTGCCGCTGTTTTCCGGAAGCTTCAGCGCACGGGCAAGCATCGTGATGAATTCAGCCCGGTTCACCTCCCGGTTCGGACGGAAGGTATTGTCGGCATACCCATTGACAAAGCCGGCCTCAAGCGCTTTTTGAATAGCCGAAGCCGCCCAGTGAGTGCCTATATCCGTTAATACTGGATTCGTCGACGGACGGTCCACGCTGCCGGCTGGTGAAGATGATGGGACAGCAGCTGTTGGTGCCGGTGTTGGAGAAGCAGACGGTGAAGGTGTTGATGTCGGTGTTGAAGCTGGTGTCCATCCAGATGAACCACCAGGTACCGGTGTTGCCGTCGGCGTTGGTGTTGGCGTAGCAGGAGCAGGCGTCGGTGTTGCCGGTGCCGGAGTTGGTACCTCCGGTGTCGGTGTCCCTCCCCCGTCGCTCTTTTTCTTGATGATGCCAAACTGTTCAATAATGTAAGGTTTTGCATCGTTTTTGTTCTGGTCTATTTCATAGGACACTGCCGTCAGCTTGTCACCATTGACCGTAATGCCCACGAAGTTCTGAATCTGTCCACGCTTCGGACGCGAGCTGTCGCTCGGGTCCGGCCCGTACGGTGCAGCATGGTTTTCGTCAGCGGCTTCAAAGAGATCATAATAGGCTTTTCCCAGCGCAGGTTTCTGGTTCTTGTAATACACCTTTGCCCCGGCTGTGGCTGGAATCAGATAGATTGAGCCATCCGGATTCACCGTGTATTCCACGGTTGAACCATTCAAGGTCTCGGTGATTTTCTGTGTGGCTGCAGCGGTTCCATCTGCCTTGATTGGTTTGGTACGTGCATAGATATGATCATGTCCCTGCAATACAAAATCGATGCCAAGCTCCGCCATAAGCGGCGCAATTTTCGTTCTTACCCCGTTGGCCCCGATAATGTCTTTGTCGGTAGCGTGATTGGAGGTTGTATAAGGGCCTTTATGAATGTTGACAATAATCCAGCGGGCACCGGCTTTTTGGGCCGACTGCACATCTGCTTTGAGCCATTCAACCTGGTCTGCGCTGAAATTGGCATACATATCGGAATCTTCGTTGCTGTTCAGTACTACGAAATGGGCATTGCTGTAATCATAAGAATAATAGGCTCCGGTTTCGGTCGCCGATCCTGGTGCCTCCTGAATATTAAAATGCTCATAGAACGCATTGGCTTCATCCTCATGATTGCCCGCAGAAGGAGCTATTGTGGTATGGAGCAGACTGTTCTGAGAATGACCCAGCAGCCAGTCCCATTGCGTTTCTTTGGTTCCAGTGTCTACAATATCTCCGTTATGAACTACAAAATGTGCGTCGGGCACCGTTGCCAGAGCTTTGGCAAGGGTCTGTGACGACAAAACCGCTTCATCCTCAGACTTCGCCTGTGTATCCGCAAGGTCAACGAAAGTGAATGCCCCCGATTCAGGTGCTGTACGGAAGGTTCCAGCCGTGCTCCAGATTCCCAGCGAATTGTCGCCCACGCGGAAATAATAGGAAGTATCGGCCTTCAGCCCCGTAGCTTCCGCCTTGTGCACCATCTCTTCCTTGGCATTGGTAGAAACGGCAGAACGACCGCTGAATGATTTTGCGTTGGTAAAATCAGGTGTATCCCGGGTTAACTCTACCACTTGCAAGTCACTATTCTTCGAGATCAGTGGTGTATACCAAGTGAAACCCTTTGAACTGAGGGGATCACCATGGAAGGTAACGGTCACTTTACTCACGGCTGGCTGGCCGGCAATGACCGCTTCTGAATGATTTCTGCCGCTTACCGCTTTAATAACAAATTGGTAGTTTTGTGCAGGATCCGAGTTGTCTACCGTATAGCTGTAGGAGGTTTTCCCGGATTCAGTAGACACTAACGTATTCCAGTTGGCTCCAAGGAGATCATTCTGCTCATAGACACGGTACCCCGATACCGGCAGCTCCGTATCAGGGGCGTCCCAGGTCAATGTGATCTTGCCGTCTGCGCCTGCAACCATCTGCGCATTCCGGACGCCGGGAACGGCTGCATCCGATTTATGAATGCTGTATTCGTCGTAAAGATCTGTAGTTCCTCCGGTTGTTGTAGTATAAGCCTTATAGCTTAATTCGTTCTCTGTAACGGTGAACCCTGTGAACATTTCCTTGCCGGGCTGCCCGTATTTAGCTGCAAAAGGGAAAGGCCCCGAAGCAACGTTATATTTCTTGTTGCCTGCGGCATTGGTAATCAGATAGAGCGTCCCATCCGGGTCTGTAACCTTACCTGCTGAATCCGGAACAACGTCTGTTAAAGGCACATTGTTCAGCATCTGATAGCTTCTGGCGTACGTATGATCATGTCCGCCAATAACCATATCGATGCCAAGCTCATCGAAGACTTTCGTCAATTCAGAACGATAGAATAGAACATCCTTATCATTGGTGTGATTGGCTACTGAATATGGGGATTTATGCAGCAGCACAATTTTCCATTTCTTATCTGACTTTGCCACCTCACTGCGCAGCCACTCCACTTGCTTATAATAGATTTCATTATTCAAGGCATTGGAGCTTGTTCCGTAATACTCTGTGTTCAGAACCATGAAGTGCGCCGGGCCATAATTGAATGAATATACCGAACCATCCGGTTTAGCGCCGGTATTGGAAACATTGGGCAGATTGAAATGTCCGGTAAAATTGCTGTAGTTTTTGCTCTCATGATTGCCAACCAGAGGAACCAGCGGAATGTTCTCCAGAATATCCTTCGGCTTCCCAAAGAACCAGCCCCACTGCTCTTCCAGATCTCCGTTATCTACCAAATCTCCTGAATTCAGAATAAACTCTGCATCCGGGAATTTGCTGACTCCCTCTTGCAGGGTGTGGTTCCAGATGTCAAAATCCGGTTCGGTGGTACCCTGGGAATCTGTAGTGTAAATAAACTGATAGGAAGAGTTGTCCGCAGCTTCTGTTGTGAAGGTTCCAATCTCACTCCAGTTGCCGTCTTGTCCATCACCGGCCCGGTAAGCATATTTTGTGCCCGGACGAAGATTGTCCGCAATTACTTTATGGCTGGATATGGCCGAAGCGTTCCCGGCGGATTTGTCCGCTTTGGACTGATAGACGCTGGCAACAACCGAAGTTCCTTCAAAGGTCAGCAGTCCATCCGCAGGAAACCCGCTGTCCGTTACTTTGGAGGCTTCCACCACTTCCAGCTTCGTGCCTGTCACCGTCTCCGGGGTATACCAGGCAAACCCCATGCTGGTCTGCGGATTCCCGTTAAAGGTCAGTGCGATGGATTCCGGCTTGCCTTTACCAGGCTGCACAGGATCAGCCGCCGGATAGGCTGTCAGGCTCATATCCCAATACAGATCCGAACTGGTTGCATTTGCTTGATGAACCTCGGCTGCAAATTCGTTGTTGCCATCCTTGAGATTCGCCTTCACAAGGTCTGTCAGATTAACCTTGGAGACATTGGGATCACCATTGGCGTAAGTGCTCTGGGTTAAGTAATCAATCGCTCCCGCAGGCATGCCTTCACGGTAGATTTCAGTACCGTTCAAATACAAGACGATACCGTCATCAAATGCAATCGTTCCTTCGAACTTCTGAAAATCTTTTAATTGCTCCAAGTTCACATTGACATTCGTACGAAAATACGAAGTCCGGTACTTATCCGATTTATTGCTGCCATAGCTTATATTGGTCTTCAGACCACCAAATACAGTGGTACTGACTCCAGTGCCATTATCCTTGTATCCCAAAGGAGCCTGTCCCGTATTCCAGTTGGAATCGTCATAGACCGCCTGCCACACCGTGCCTTGATCGGTTCCATCATCAGCATACTTCCACACTGAATTTCCTTCCAGCAATGTAATAGGCTGTTGTGCTTGGCTCTGCGGCATTTCCGCGCCGGTATTCTCTGCCAAAGCCGTCAATCCATTGGTCGCAAAGCCCAATACCATGATCAAAACCAGCGCCATTGAAAGTGACTTGTTAATAAGTTTCCTCAATTCATTGCCTCCTTATTCGTAAACATTATTATTTGCATACCGGTCTATTCTAACTGGCAAATGTTTTCATTATGTTCACACAAGAATAGCTTTACGTAAAAATCTCCCAAGGTGAATAGAGAAACTTAAACGGTTGGATTCACAAAAAAATCCCCTCCTAAGGTAAATGGTTGTAGAGCTTACCTTGGGAGAGGATTATTTTGCAATCTTCAGTTTTCGTTATTCGCATATATCTTATCGAACGTGTCTACTCCGAAAATCAGTTAATGCTACAGCGTACTGGAAGCCTGGACCAACAGATTGGAAAGGAGATCGTAATCGGGTGTATCATCTTTACGGATTTTTAGCCATTTCCTTTCTTCAGGCCCTTCAAAGCCTTTCGGAACCGTTAGTCCGGACGCATTCATGATCATAAACGCAATGGCATCTTTCGATGGTGAGATGACCGCGGCATAATGTCCATTTTTCAGAAAATGGGGCTTTTTGTATTGAATGCGCTCTTCGGCTTCCGGAATTGCCTGATGCACCATCTGCCGCAGCCGGTTGCTGACCTCAATTTGCCAGGTTTGACTAAGGTTTTGGATAAATGTAGAAACCTCTTCGTTCATCATTTCTTTTGCAGCTCCTTTTCGCATTGTTCTTTGGGAAAAGATAGAGACTTGACGAAGATCTTCACGTTCTCTTGTATGAATTGATCCAGACTGATGCCAGGGTAGTTGTTGCCTGCTTCCAAATCATTAATGAACGCACCATATTGCGCCATCATGAACGTGAATGCCTGCATGGTTGGGTTTGAACAAGCTGCCTTCCCTTTTTCATTCATCTTGTTGAAGTAATCGGCCAGAAACACCAACAGTTGGCGGGGATGCTGCAAGCGGCGTTCTTTA
This genomic interval carries:
- a CDS encoding S-layer homology domain-containing protein, yielding MRKLINKSLSMALVLIMVLGFATNGLTALAENTGAEMPQSQAQQPITLLEGNSVWKYADDGTDQGTVWQAVYDDSNWNTGQAPLGYKDNGTGVSTTVFGGLKTNISYGSNKSDKYRTSYFRTNVNVNLEQLKDFQKFEGTIAFDDGIVLYLNGTEIYREGMPAGAIDYLTQSTYANGDPNVSKVNLTDLVKANLKDGNNEFAAEVHQANATSSDLYWDMSLTAYPAADPVQPGKGKPESIALTFNGNPQTSMGFAWYTPETVTGTKLEVVEASKVTDSGFPADGLLTFEGTSVVASVYQSKADKSAGNASAISSHKVIADNLRPGTKYAYRAGDGQDGNWSEIGTFTTEAADNSSYQFIYTTDSQGTTEPDFDIWNHTLQEGVSKFPDAEFILNSGDLVDNGDLEEQWGWFFGKPKDILENIPLVPLVGNHESKNYSNFTGHFNLPNVSNTGAKPDGSVYSFNYGPAHFMVLNTEYYGTSSNALNNEIYYKQVEWLRSEVAKSDKKWKIVLLHKSPYSVANHTNDKDVLFYRSELTKVFDELGIDMVIGGHDHTYARSYQMLNNVPLTDVVPDSAGKVTDPDGTLYLITNAAGNKKYNVASGPFPFAAKYGQPGKEMFTGFTVTENELSYKAYTTTTGGTTDLYDEYSIHKSDAAVPGVRNAQMVAGADGKITLTWDAPDTELPVSGYRVYEQNDLLGANWNTLVSTESGKTSYSYTVDNSDPAQNYQFVIKAVSGRNHSEAVIAGQPAVSKVTVTFHGDPLSSKGFTWYTPLISKNSDLQVVELTRDTPDFTNAKSFSGRSAVSTNAKEEMVHKAEATGLKADTSYYFRVGDNSLGIWSTAGTFRTAPESGAFTFVDLADTQAKSEDEAVLSSQTLAKALATVPDAHFVVHNGDIVDTGTKETQWDWLLGHSQNSLLHTTIAPSAGNHEDEANAFYEHFNIQEAPGSATETGAYYSYDYSNAHFVVLNSNEDSDMYANFSADQVEWLKADVQSAQKAGARWIIVNIHKGPYTTSNHATDKDIIGANGVRTKIAPLMAELGIDFVLQGHDHIYARTKPIKADGTAAATQKITETLNGSTVEYTVNPDGSIYLIPATAGAKVYYKNQKPALGKAYYDLFEAADENHAAPYGPDPSDSSRPKRGQIQNFVGITVNGDKLTAVSYEIDQNKNDAKPYIIEQFGIIKKKSDGGGTPTPEVPTPAPATPTPAPATPTPTPTATPVPGGSSGWTPASTPTSTPSPSASPTPAPTAAVPSSSPAGSVDRPSTNPVLTDIGTHWAASAIQKALEAGFVNGYADNTFRPNREVNRAEFITMLARALKLPENSGTGAFKDMDKIPLWARPYAAQAVSAGIVSGYADGTFRPEQKLTRSELTVMIVRALGIKVDTQAKLTFTDAGDVPKWAAPYIAAAVDKSLVNGTGQNKFAPHRVATRAEAVALIVNLLENPIE
- a CDS encoding DUF1801 domain-containing protein, which codes for MNEEVSTFIQNLSQTWQIEVSNRLRQMVHQAIPEAEERIQYKKPHFLKNGHYAAVISPSKDAIAFMIMNASGLTVPKGFEGPEERKWLKIRKDDTPDYDLLSNLLVQASSTL